TTTTCTATTGTGATCACAGTCTTTCCACAGCAAATTGGTACAACAGGGTCACACTTAGTATATTTTACCCAGTTCCAAGCAGTTTGAAACACTTCCTGTTTACATGTCACTCATCACTATAAAGAAAATCTAGTCCTACTGTGGAGATATCCCAATGAAGAAAACACCAGTCAAACCAAATGAAAGCTTTAAATATATCCCAATGAAATTGCTGCCAGTGTTAAAACAGGTATGTATGATTGTTTGCTAAGACACTAGGCAAAGTCTATCTATCTTGCTTAAACTATCTCTTTAAGCTTAAACTGTTTATCCATTCAAAAATCAAACATGACACTTTACCTACAGGATTTATAAGGTATACCTCTTTTCTAAGTTCAGAAACCTCTGCTATATAGATCCTGCTATATAGATTCTTGTTCTATGATCCCTGCTTATATTTCCCTTATCACTTGTTCCCTCAGGGATCCAGATAACTTGTCCAGGTTAGAAATGCTTGACatagggggcacctaggtggtgcagtcagttaagtgtcccactcttggtttcaactcaggtcatgattttagggtcaggaaattgagccccatgttggctctatgctcagcatggagtctgcttgagattctcccctcttctccctctgtccgtcctgctcattctctctctctctctctctctctctctctctctgtctttctcaaaataaatacattaatctaaatagaaagacaaagaaagaaagaaaggtgctTAACTTCAGCACTTCTATCAGGAttaagttctgattttttttttcctggttcactGAGGATAAGAAGCAGTCTCTAAGCCCTATTTGGGTCCTCTGGGTCAGCCTACTCCTTATCACCTGTCCTCTAGCAGTTTACATATACTACAATTCAATTATGGAGCCATCAAATGGGGAAAAAGATGgagtctttcttcctgtattttcatCCACTTTTTATACTGTGTCTTATGCCTCTGAACAGGGAGTTAAAATGTGATCTTTGATTATTTTCAGGCATGTATGTTTTGTGGAATTAGTGGGATTTACACAGAGTCACCACATTCCCCAGGATGCCAAGATGCTTGGTTCATCTCCACTaccaaaaacaacaataacaaaactcaTGATGCAGTGAAGTAGACCCAGGGAGAATAGAGGTGGATTTGGTCATTTCTGTGTTTCCCTCAGAGTCCTAAAATCCCATTCTTTTCCTAATTCTAAGCACAGAAGTAAAAAgaggttgttttaaaaatttttcctaagGAAGTTTTGACCTCTTTGTTTCTCAGACTATAGATGAGAGGATTTAACATGGGGATAATCACTGTATAAAACACGGATACCACTTTGTCTTGGTCCATTGCATAGCTGGTGCTGGGGCGCAGATACATGAACAGAATTGTGCCGAAGAAGATAGTGACCACCATCAGGTGTGAAGCGCAGGTGGAGAAGGCTTTGTGCCTTCCTTCAGCAGAATGGATCCTCAAGATGGCAACAAGAATGTACAGATAAGAAATGAGAATAATCAGAAGGCAGCTCAGTTCATTAAAActggcaaaagcaaaaatgactaCTTCATTAACATGTGTATCAGAACAAGAGAGTTTCAGGAGGGGCGGAGTGTCGCAGAAAAAGTGGTTGATGACATTTGAGTGGCAGAAAGACAACTGAAAGGTGAAGCCAGTGTGAATGGCAGCATTCAGAAAGCCTGCAAGATATGTGACCAACACCAGAAGGACATTAAGATGAGGTGACATAGTAACAGTGTAAAGAAgaggcttgcagatggccacataacggtcataggccatcacagCCAACAGGAAGCCCTCAATGCCAGCAAAGGAACCAAAAAAGAAGAATTGAGTGGCACATCCACTAAAAGAAATGACTGGGTTCTCCACCCAGAAATTCACTAGCATATTAGGGGTAATGACGGAAGAATAACAGAAGTCAACAAGGGACAAGTTACTGAGAAAAAAGTACATTGGAGTGTGGAGGCGTGAGTCAATCTTGATTAATAGGATCATGCCAAGATTTCCAAACACGGTGATCATATAGATGACTAGAAACACCATAAAAAGAAGGCACTGTAGTTCTGGATGATCCCCAAATCCCACAAGAATAAATTCAGTCACTGTTGTATGGTTGTTCATATCTTTGTCTCAGAATGGATGATTCTTTTGCTAGGataagaaagaaaccaaagaaataaattggACAAAGAAAAAATACCAGGAAGGTAAAATAGTTTATTCTCTGCTATAAGTAAGATTAGCTCTATGAATGCCCTGAGAATATGTGTATTAaagctctttattttcttatggtggcagaaaaaaattctttaagtaaACTCAGTAAcccattttatttgaaattaatatatttgtgtgtgtgtatatgggtgTGAAGTCTTTGATGATTGACCCTATTTGTCCATATCCTATCTGACCTccaatttttctctccttctccctttgtcctaCAGCCTTCACCTTCTATGATCCAATTCCTCGCACTCGTCTTGACAATTAAACATACAATACAGTTGAATACCCTTGCTGTGTGCAGTTCTGCTCTGCCTGTTTTCTCTCAAGGCCACTCTGATCAGGCTTGCAACCTATCATTCCACAAGATGTCTCTTGTCTAAGGCGTCAGGAATCTTTACATTGCCAAATCCCATGGTCAGTTCTCATTCCTCATCTTTTTGATCTATCAATAACATTTGACAGAGTTGATTTCGTTCTCTTccttgaaagattttcttttcttaacttccAGGAAACCAGACTCTGAGTTTTCCTCCCACTATGTGGGTCCCTCCTTCTCAGTCTCTGCttactcttcctcttctctctgactgTTAAGGTTAGAGtagctcagttcttttttttttttttttaaagattttgtttattcattttgacagagagagatcacaagtaggcagagaggcaggcagagagagagagggaagcaggctccctgctgagcagagagcccgatgcgggactcgatcccaggaccctgagatcatgacctgagccgaaggcagcgtcttaacccactgagccacccaggcgcccagtagcTCAGTTCTtaatctttctccttttcctctttacaCTCTACCTTGGTGATTATTTGATTTTGTAAATTGAATTACCATCTATATACCTAAAACTTCTAAATTTATATCTCCCACCCTGACCTTTTTTTACAAATTCCAGACTTAAAATTCAACCCCTTACTCACATTTTCATATTAATATCAAACAACAGTTCAGCATGACCCAAAGCTTAATTCCTCATGCACGACCCTAATTTGCACCAAACATAGCATTCCTTATCGCAAGTTAATTACAACTCCATATTTTCATTTGCCcagatgaaattaaataaatagataaatactgAAGAAtttgatctcttctctttctcacacactaTATAACCAGTCTATCAGATAATTATGTtcgctctaccttcaaaatatctGTATCAATCATGTCCTACCACCTCCATTCCTACCAAAAATCAAGCCAACATTATATTTCACCTAGATTACTGCAGTAGTCTTTTAACAGATCTATCTTCAAAATTAACTAAAACCTTACCCTGTAAAAtaaccaattttaaaattttgtagagCTCtactttatgcatatatatacaaatgtactTGTATTATATATGGCATTCTTGCTAACAAAGTTCACTAAATTTCCTTGTTTTGCACACAGAgacaaatgtgtatgtatatgtatttgtacctgtacatatacacatatgtgtgtatataacacacacacatatatacacacatagatatacatgtatacatgcattcatgtatatatgtgtctatatatgCTGAATATTCTATAAAATTCTCATTTGTTATAGTGATCCTAAATCCCTGTcatataaagacaaaaatccaAATTAGTTTAATTGGGAACCTTATATTTAGTGTTTCAGACATATCCTAATGGAGATCTTTAATTACCTTATACTTTTTTAGTCCTCTTGGAAACTTTCTATATATGAATACTTTGAGATCAATTAAATCTTCTTACCTTTGTTCTTAATATTCACCTGTAGTGCttattagtttagttttgttttattgcgTTTTGGAAGAACACAAGATTTCTGTCTTACAATGCAACGAAAATGGAAGTAGAAGAGATCCAACTATGACAGAATTAAGACATGGTTAATTAATTCAACAAAGAGTAGCAAATGCTGCTTCTGAATCTCAAGCAGTCAGCCTTATTAAGTCTGTGATGCTCCTCTTGAGATTTTGTCTCTGCAAAACACTAAAAATCTAAAGCCTGAAATGTGTTAATCCAAAATtaaaacatgcatttattttcCACTGAGATAATTGAACTATTTTCTCCCCAGTGAACCACTTACACCCTGGAGAGTAACAGGCATTCAGGGAAGTACAAAAACTATTTCATGGTCTTGAGACTCCATTGAACATAACATTGAATTAAATGTACTCATACATTGATGAGATCCTGCTCCCAAACTTCAGAATTCCATTAAAATGTGATCCCTATTCATTTCTGCTAGAATACGGCTCTCCTTGAGTACCAACTATCCTTGGTACTGGTAAAGTAGCCAAGACACTGATCTTGTTTATTACTTCATGCAGCTTGCATTTTGGAGTTGGGGTTGGATGGCTATTGCAGGATGACAGGGAAAAGTAAAGCCCAAAGCCTATTCATGAACTACCAGACTTCTTTGATCAGTCACTCTTTCCCAAACACCTTGATTGcaattcctttccttctttcatttgttcACATCAACCTACATATATGTTGCCTccttaccattttttttcaatttatttattttcagaaaaacattattcattattttttcaccacaccagtgctccatgcaagccgtgacctctataatacctcCCACctgcccgccacttcaaacccctcagattgtttttcagagtccatagtctctcatgattcacctccccttccaatttacccaaattcccttctcctctctaatgccccttgtcctccatgctatttgttatgctccacaaataagtgaaaccatatgatcattgactctctctgcttgactgatttcactcagcataatctcttccagtcctgtccatgttgctacaaaagttgggtattcatcctttctgatggaggcataatactccatagtgtatatggaccacatcttccttattcattcatctgttgaaggacatcttggttctttccatagtttggcgaccgtggccattgctgctataaacattggagtacagacggcccttcttttcacgacatctgtgtctttggggtaaatacccaggagtacaatcgcagggtcgtagggaagctctatttttaatttcttgaggaatctccacactgttctccaaagaggctgcaccaacttgcattcccaccaacagtggaagagggttcccctttctccacatcctctccaacacacgttgtttcctgttttgttaattttggccattctaactgatgtaaggtgatatctcaatgtggttttaatttgaatctccctgagggctaatgatgatgaacattttttcatgtgtctgatatccatttgtatgtcttgattggagaagtgcctgttcatatcttctgcccattttttgatgtgtttgcctgttttgtgtgtgttgagtttgaggagttcattatagatcctggatatcagccttttgtctgtactgtcatttgcaaatatcttctcccattccgtgggttgcctctttgtttttttgactgtttcctttgctgtgcagaagtctTACCATTCTTTTAACAAACCAGGGAAGatcttgcctcagggcctttatATTTACTATAATTATACCTGGAATGCACTTCTATAGATATTCAGATGATATTACCCTTAGTC
The genomic region above belongs to Neovison vison isolate M4711 chromosome 7, ASM_NN_V1, whole genome shotgun sequence and contains:
- the LOC122913662 gene encoding olfactory receptor 1020-like, with product MNNHTTVTEFILVGFGDHPELQCLLFMVFLVIYMITVFGNLGMILLIKIDSRLHTPMYFFLSNLSLVDFCYSSVITPNMLVNFWVENPVISFSGCATQFFFFGSFAGIEGFLLAVMAYDRYVAICKPLLYTVTMSPHLNVLLVLVTYLAGFLNAAIHTGFTFQLSFCHSNVINHFFCDTPPLLKLSCSDTHVNEVVIFAFASFNELSCLLIILISYLYILVAILRIHSAEGRHKAFSTCASHLMVVTIFFGTILFMYLRPSTSYAMDQDKVVSVFYTVIIPMLNPLIYSLRNKEVKTSLGKIFKTTSFYFCA